In Glycine max cultivar Williams 82 chromosome 15, Glycine_max_v4.0, whole genome shotgun sequence, the DNA window ACTATTGaaggagaaagtttgttttTTAAAGGGTTACAGAACGACCATGGTTAGATCTGTGCACTCAAGATTAAAAGCACAGTGGAACCTCACAAACTGTGgtaagaaaaacaaagagaaaataaataaaagatacacAGAGAGTATTATGAGGAAAACAATGATAGAAAATTTATGTGTATCAATATTTAAGTTATCAATCATTTATATAatgtttataaatttgtttcacaaaagttaataaataaccTTTAATCATCAAATTTGATATAATCAAATGGATATAAAGAGAAGAGTATTAAGTCATTGATTACAAATACAATTATACATACcttttaaaataacaacaatttcccttttaaataaaaatactattaaaataaataacgctcaaatattttctctaaaaagAATAAAGTATTATTATCTTTGTAATAAAAACtatacaatataaaatattttatcaaaaatagaaaaaaaattaacactaaatatctttatttctacataaaaatatcaaataaaaacaattatttgatCCCACTACAACACCATTAATCTGCCCTGCATACTAGACTTGGCCCATTAAAACGATGGAGTTCAAgtcttgtgataaaaaaaatataattaaaagggAAGAATCTTACACAAAGTAATCAATTAGGTTGTTTAATAAAgactaattatttataaaattgattaatgTTTCATActaataatatgattaaaaaaatataatcaacaaCTATTATTAATTGTAACTTTTGATATATGGTTTATATTAGTTGAAgtaaagtgtatatatatatatatatatatatatatatatatatatatatatatatatatatatatattatataatataaatttttaaaaaatttgtttttaaacttaaatttttttattgatcaacATCCCTTAAAAACAAGAGTGTTAATGGCTTGGTTTGGTtcgatttttatatatatatataaaagttatttaaacaaaacttaaaaaaaatatgcaattttattttactttaaaataaaattcaaattaaaccaaatcaatattttatggtttagtttgatttaattttggcaattttcaaaaaatattattttattaaaatttatttactttcttttcatattttaaataaaaaatacattaacaaatattattaacaatttagaaaatttattaatatgctaaatcttttacaataaaattttacaaacttttatttattttagaccaaaaattcttaaaaaaagagaataatatatattataaaagttttattataaaaataaaaattttatatacataatACTATAGAAATATTGTGAATATAAAATGATACACACATAGAATATATAATGCTAACGTAATAACGCTAAGGTAACGGGTTACATCGATTTCAATTGATTTTAACAACATAAAACTGAaccaataaatttgaaaaaaatatcatccaaataaattttttaaaaaaatcaatttattttaattttcgattttattttggatcactttgaatttgatcccccaaacttaaaaatacaaaaaggttaaagattaaaaatacagTGAAGCCGGAATAAAAAGCCATTTTATTATGACCTGAAAATTGAAATAGCCCAACAAGGGCACAATGAGTTAGACCAAAATCACGGTGTCCAAGTAGATTCAGCCGCTCTTCCTTCCTCCCCCGAACACTATAACCATATAATGCAAAGCTTTAGACGCTGGGTTGAGCCAAAAGCCTTCAGATACGACGTGTTCCTGAGCTTCAGGGGCTGGGATATCCGCTTCAGCTTCACCGGCTTCCTCTACAAGGGCCTCTTCGACCACGGATTCCGCACCTTCATGGACGACCGTGAGATCGACAAAGGCTCCCAAATCCCCCAAACCCTCCGCGAGGCGATCGAGGACTCTAGGGTTTTCATCGTCGTCCTCTCTGCCAACTTCGCCTCTTCCTCCTTCTGCCTGGACGAAGTTGTCCTCATCCTCCAAGAGTTCGCCAAGGGTAAGGGTCGCTGGATTTTGCCGGTTTTCTACTACGTGGATCCGTCTCATCTCGCTGATAGTGATTCCTATAAACGGGCATTGGAGGATCAGACCGAGTGGTTTGACTCCCAGAGGATACAAATATGGAAGACTGCTTTGAGTAAATTGGCTACCTTTTCAGGCTTACGACTCATTCGGTATCCCAtcttaccatttttttttgtttaattgatCATTCCCTATCATTTTCCaccttatcttttttatttcttataattattaataattgaattttttaattccaaaagtttatatttttattccgatcaaattctttaactaatatagttaaataaatttaacgAATAGAacttattatgaattaaaatgtaaatttcattgtaggaactaaaaatataagtttgaaacTACATGAACTATAATTAAAcgttttttttatgattctttatttttcaattgtgtCAACGTTTCAagtttaaagaaataaatgcCTTTTGGCGTTGAATTAAGAATGTATTGGATTgagatttttaaaaactattttggcataaaaaaattatgtaaattttaaattattataaagaatataatgatttataagattttctttcaaaaaaatttataatcatgattttattgtttaCATTTTAATGATCTTGTAAGATTTGAAAGAATCTCATTGGAATTTAAAGTTACAagtcaatgaaaaaaataacaacaaaatatatttttaaatcttaatcCAATACATTTGGTTGGTAAATCATTGTATATCTATCCATTCAGGTAAACCTATAAATGTCATCCATGAGTTATTTAGTGTAATGACTTCACCTTAACTCCCAGCAGGAACGGGAGTATACTTGAATACCAGTATATTGAGCTTATCCTTAAAGAGGTTTCTAGACATGTTACTTGTCCAGTTGGACTAAGTCATCGGATGTCAAAAGTTAACAAGCTTTTGTTCTCTGGATCCGATGTTGGAGTCCACATGGTAGGGATATGTGGAGAGGCTAGAATAGGTAAAACAACAGTAGCTCGTGGAGTTTACAACTTCAACTCTGACACTGGATTTGATCACTATTGCTATTTTTATAACGTGGGGGATATTTTAAGTCAGTCTAGATTTGTCAATGAAGGAATGGCAATACTCAACCAGAAAAaggtttttgcaatttttgaaGATATTAACGATTCCAAGCAGTTGAAAAACATTATTGAACTAGCTTATCAGTTTGGTTCTGGCAGCAAAGTCATCATTACAGCTCGGAATAAAGGTTTGCTTCAAAGTCATGGGATTGAAAGCATATATGAAGTAGAAAGGTTCAGTAAGACAGAAGCTTTTCAATTGCTTATTTTGAAAGCTTTTAATTCTATAAGTGTTAGTGCTGATTATGTGACCATCTTTAACCGTGTCGAGACTTATGCTCTTGGTCATCCGTGGACTTTGGAAGTAATCGGTTCCAACTTGAGTGGAAAATCAGTAGAAAATTGTGAATCTGCATTACTTAAGTACGAATCAATAACAAATAGAGACATCCGAAAGATACTAGAAGAAAGCTTTAATGCTTTGGAGAAATGCCAGCAGGAGATGTTAATTCACATTGCATTGAAACTCAAAGAACTTGAATTGGGAGTGGTTGAAGACGAActttgtaattattataaagtcTGTCCCAAAAAAGATATTAGAGTTTTGCTTGATAAATCTCTTATAAAGATTAATGAGCACGGTCAGGTGACATTGCATCCCTCTACACAGGACATGATTAGAGATAAAATTACACGTTTTGAGGTAAGAATGTTTTGGATGTTTTGGTTATGTCTTTGACCTTGATATATGTCCTTTAATAGTGAAGAAACATTGTTTGGCCATGTAACTTTGTATACGATGGAATAGGAATATGGCAAGCAAGAAATCCAACCTGTCTCAAAGAATGGAAGCATGATTGGGATTTGATGGAATTGGAATATAAATTACCATATCATCATTGTCGTTCCTCCTCTTCTTAGGATGCTTTATGAGGCCATTTTAGATCCACTCCCTTCTTTTTTGAGGTAAACATAAACATTCCATATGGTGGCAAAGTATATTAAGGTTTTGAAAAatgatatgattatttttttatgttttgttgaaTCAAATAATTACATCAATATAGTGTTATTGCTTGTTTagttgtataatttattttttaggctATGTAACATGGACACGGGCAGAGTAAGTCAAATGAAATAAAGATAAGCAACATCACATGCTACACAAAGTTGTATTGGTATTGGAACCATTCCTGTAAGTTGTCTTTAAACATCAAAAGCCAAgtgaattttcaaaaaaattattattatgatgatcattttgtattttaagttgttttcataaattgaattttaaaaaatcaatttttttaatgagttgTGTCCTATTAAGTGTCAAGCCAAATTTTGGTGTTGGCTAAGTGCCCAAGTTGATATTACAGGTCTCAGTGAGCAGTGTCCGACACGACTTTTATGGGTGTTGGAGTGCGCATTTTAAATGTTTCCAACACTGCAATCAGAAGGGTCACAGCGGcagagaaaaatgtttttatactAGAATTAAGGCTGCACAACCAGAAAAAATCAACAACAATATGGACAAAATTCCACCGTACTCAACTGTACTTTCCTACTGCTGTACCAGTCGAGTTAATAATCTGTTGTTCCTGTTAGTCActggttaatatttttttccttctctctgtTTATTGTGCTTTATCTTGAAGTTTACATTTCAGTGTGTTGACCTAAGgagtaatttgattttaaaatgctAACATGCAAGTGTTTTGCTTCATTAGGTGAGAATATATTTTATGCTATTGTTAATTATAGACCCGGAATGATATGCCAATACAGTTCAATTCATGATTCATAAAATAGCCCTTCCAATTATGATTTGGATCCCTATTAAATAATCATGCTTTTGATACTCCGTGATAAAACTGGTTTCCTTCTTATTTCTCAAATTCTTCAAATgtttaataattcaaaattacaaatagATTAAGTTTTCTCCTTTAGTATTTACATTATTTCCTGTATATCTTCTGTGCATCAAATGGGTGTTACTCTAATTTTCCTTGAGGGGAAATCAATGGTGATATGTTAGAACTATGAGGAAGGGGGAGTTAATTACTACAGTTAGGATATTGATTAGTTAGTCAAGGGGTTAGTTAGTTAGAagaattttctttcctattttctgttcttttacaatgaagaaattccatctttcttttcctttcttctattttctaatttcGGTTCTTAACAGGTCCCCATGGAGAGccactgttagagatgaaggaaGTGCAAATTTGGGCTAAGAAGGTGGAGCTACCAGTGTTCATGGAGGAGAAACCCAATTGGTTTGATTGCTAGGGTTTAAAAATTCTGAGGTACAAGAAATTCCTTCATTCTATAAGCTGCAATATGCATTCATAAGCTTGGAAGGTGCTGTGACACATTGGTTCTACATTTGGAACCAAAAGAACCCTGATTCAGATTGAAGTCATTTTCCATGGCTttgatcaaaagattcaaagattGCTATGATAAGCACGTCTTTAAAAGATTGAGTATCTTGAAGTAAGAAGAGTAAACTGAGATGAAAACCTGCACTGAAGAAATGGAGACTTCCACAATGTTCTTGAAAGGGAGGACAAACAATGAATCTCAGCTTAAGCAAATGTTGCAGCAGTTGGTGAAGAATCAATTAGTCAAACAAGAACTTGATGGGTCATTGGAGGACAAACTATGAATCTCAGTTTAAGCGTAGTTATGAGAGGCAGTCAATTCGCATAGGTTGCGACATCatacatgaaaaatatacattacacacacacacacaatctCTACTAATAAATTCGTGTTTGATTGATAATCAATTGATGCATTGAATATATGAATTTATTGTACTTTTTTATggtcaaattttattataataaattacattaatcaTCACTttatcaattcaaatttaattcaatcaaataaaattattttatcattatatttattctaCATGTGATTTATCTCTccctctcttctattttttagttttatttacatacaacaaaaattgtctataaaatgataagaatatataattgatattttctaattaaatatgcattttaaattctaaattgaaataacttttaaaatttcttattataataaaataaaatatcgattgagtaatataattattaatttaatatataatatttgttaatatttttatttatgtgcaaccatttaattacaaaatttagaaaatatattttatcctttaattaaaatattatgaatatatatatatatatatatatatatatatatatatatatatatatatatatatatatatatatatatatatagtaaattgTTTCTTAGTTAAAAATAGAATGCATAATTaagaatgacaaaaaaaaaaaaaatcatacttacATATTTGCTGATAAATTTTGGAGTAGATACTAAATGAGTATCACGTGGATAGGTAATAAACAATGCCATATTTCCACTACTGATTTGTTAATGGACAAAGGGTCATATATCATGTTATCCGTACTTGCATATACGTGTTaccattataatattaaaatagttaaatattctttttttattaagcttaaatatgtaaatattttttatttggaatcatattttaatctatttttatttgagttcatattttataaagtaatttttagataattttatttggaattcataaaatttatttatttagaattatttatgGACATTTTCAACTATGTAGATGAtagaatatttgaataattttagttgtaataattaattttttttcaaaaaaatattaagatagataaaaatttaataaaatattttaaaacaatcttttttttgcaaaaatatcAATGGATACTCAGAGATATCTtgggatattaaaaaaaaattcacatgtaTATTACCTACACTTGCCCGCCCGCCCATTGGTCCTTGACAAATACTAGTCCCGATTTTGGGAGCTACTTTGTATGAATACTTGTcaacaaaaaaagtattttccttaaaataAAGAACTACAATATTAATAATACTAGTTAAAAAAACGAACTATAAAATTGTGGCTTTTGTACCAAAATGGTgcaattttttctataaattaccaaaatggataaattaaaaaaaaaactaagaaaattgTCTTTTGACGATTTCAACATGATAAAAATGCTTTCAAAGATGATTTcaccttttcaatttttattttttataaaataattttcaatgttttttaacaacacaaattaattataaaaccaCCACAAATTACATAAGATACCAACCTATGTTCATTTTATGGCggttaaataagtaatttttttaaataaaataaaaaatgaaaaagtgaaaCCGTCATTAAAATGCATAGTTTCTTCctgttataattgttttttagacATAATTTATCCATCtccgtaattttttttaaaatttacctattttgataatttatgaaaaaattacaaataattttaatatgagacatttatttaatatttgtcttaatTTCAAGGCGATCGTCCCCTCACAGGTCCACTTTTTCATTTCATCTAGTAAAAATGGTAATAATTTAGAGCATCATTTAATTCGAGTCCAAGTCACTGTTCATGAATTTCGAGATCAAAAGGAAGGGTGGAAATGTCTTTGCAAAGTCCATTTATCTGTTGACATGCGTTCAGGGAGagaaaaaacattcaaaattgCAAGAGTGAGAATCTAGGGTTTTGGTATTGTTGGGTTGGAGCTGAATCCGCGAAAGCTTGTTGGATGGCAGGTTCAGAACGCAGTAGTAGTAGGGTTTGGCACTACGaattcgacgttttcctcagcTTTAGAGGAGAAGACACCAGGCTCGGTTTCGTTGGAAATCTCTACAAAGCTCTGACGGAAAAGGGATTCCATACCTTCTTTCGCGAGAAGCTTGTGAGAGGAGAAGAAATCGCAGCATCACCATCTGTGGTGGAAAAAGCAATTCAACATTCAAGAGTTTTTGTTGTAGTGTTCTCTCAGAACTACGCTTCTTCTACACGGTGCTTGGAGGAGCTTCTCAGTATCCTTCGGTTCTCCCAGGATAACCGTCGACCGGTTCTGCCGGTTTTCTATTACGTTGATCCctccgatgtgggacttcagaCGGGGATCTATGGAGAAGCGCTCGCTATGCATGAGAAAAGATTCAACTCTGAGTCAGACAAAGTCATGAAATGGAGGAAAGCACTCTGTGAAGCTGCTGCCTTGTCTGGTTGGCCTTTCAAACATgggtaatctttttttttttaatcatttttctctctcttatttttttgtaactGTTTGTTTCATTTACAAATGTAAAGAGAGGAATATAGGGTTTGTTTGGATAAGTTTTTTCAGAAGCACCtctaggaaaagaaaataagaaaaaaatgaaatgagctTCTTCGTAAGTAAtaattagcttatgcataagttaatcTGTAGAAGTTCTCTTGTATAGCTTTTCTctaaaagatgatttttaagTATAAGCTATGGAGAAgccaatttcattttttcttcttgttttcttgTCCTAGAAAATAGAggctctatttatttatattcctTCTTGTTAATCTTGAATGAGTTTAATTCATCAAATGGAGCAGGGATGGATATGAATACGAGTTGATTGAGAAGATCGTTGAGGGTGTCTCCAAGAAGATTAACCGCCCGGTTGGCCTCCAGTATCGAATGCTTGAACTGAACGGGCTTCTGGATGCTGCATCTCTCAGTGGAGTCCATTTGATAGGGATATATGGTGTGGGAGGCATTGGTAAAACAACACTTGCTCGTGCACTCTATGATTCTGTTGCTGTTCAATTTGATGCTTTATGTTTCCTTGATGAAGTGAGAGAAAATGCAATGAAACATGGCTTGGTGCATCTCCAACAGACCATTCTTGCTGAAACAGTCGGAGAGAAGGATATTCGACTGCCAAGTGTCAAGCAAGGAATTACACTACTAAAGCAGAGGCTCCAAGAGAAGAGGGTTCTTTTGGTTCTTGATGATATCAATGAGTCAGAGCAGTTGAAGGCACTTGTTGGAAGCCCAGGTTGGTTTGGTCCTGGAAGCAGAGTCATCATTACAACCCGAGACAGACAGTTGCTTGAGAGTCACGGGGTTGAGAAAATATATGAGGTAGAAAATTTAGCCGATGGTGAAGCTCTCGAATTGCTATGTTGGAAGGCTTTCAAAACTGACAAAGTATATCCAgatttcattaataaaatataccGTGCACTAACTTATGCTTCTGGCCTTCCATTGGCTCTTGAAGTTATAGGTTCAAACTTGTTTGGAAGAGAAATAGTAGAATGGCAATATACCCTAGATCTGTACGAAAAAATACATGATAAAGATATACAAAAGATACTTAAGATATCCTTTGATGCTTTGGATGAACATGAGAAGGATCTTTTTCTTGACATTGCATGCTTCTTCAAGGGATGTAAATTAGCACAAGTTGAATCAATAGTTAGTGGTCGTTACGGTGACAGCTTGAAAGCTATCATTGACGTGTTGCTTGAAAAAACACTTATAAAGATTGATGAGCATGGTCGTGTGAAGATGCATGATTTGATACAACAAATGGGAAGAGAAATTGTTCGACAGGAATCACCAAAACACCCAGGTAATTGCAGTAGGTTATGGTCTCCTGAAGATGTAGCTGATGTTTTGTAAGGAAATACGGTGAGTAATACTGATGTCTTTAACCTTACTTTTACGTATTGATTTTTTACCATTACAATTATGCACGTTAGATGACATCGCATTACTTTACAGTTACATTACATTGAGTTTCTACCATTTTATTGACTGTATTATTCACTATTGATTTTTTCCCCTTTATAATTTGTAAACTTCTTGAAATATGCATGTCAATTTCcctacatacatacatacatgtaTTGTGGTTGACTCGTGTTTTTTGTGTTAAAAGGGAACACGTAATATTCAAAGTATAGTTCTAGATTTCTCCAAACCTGAAGAAGTGGTACAATGGGACGGAATGGCCTTCATGAAGATGAAAAACCTCACAACACTTATTATTAGAAAGGAGTGTTTTTCTGAAGATCCGAAAAAACTTCCAAATAGCTTAAGAGTGCTGGAATGGCGGGGTTATCCTTCAAAGTCTTTACCATCTGATTTTCAGCCAGAGAAACTAGCTATATTGAAATTACCTTCTAGCTGCTTTATGTCACTTGAGTTGCCGAAGTTTTCTCACATgagtgttttgagttttgataagtttaaatttttaacacagATACCTGATTTATCTGGCACCCccaatttaaaagaattatcttttgttttatgtGAGAATTTAGTTGAAATTCATGAATCGGTTGGATTCCTAGATAAACTTAAAAGCATGAACTTTGAGGGCTGCAGCAAGCTTGAGACTTTTCCACCAATCAAGTTAACCTCTCTTGAAAGCATCAATCTTTCATATTGTTCTAGTCTTGTGAGTTTTCCGGAAATATTAGGAAAAATGGAATACACTGCCATAAGTATATTGCCATAACTTTTCTGACTTCGAAGTTTACAACTACACAGATGTGGAATGGTTCAGTTGCCAAGTAGCATTGTCATGTCAGAACTTGAGGTGTTGAGTATTTCGCAATGTGAAGGACTGCAAAAATCAAAACAGgacaaagatttaaaaaatgagagatTAATTGTGTCGTCTTCAAATGTGGAACATATTGATTTCCAACAAACATAGAGTTGTTGTCTGCAACAAACTGTAGATCCTTGACTGCCTCGTGTAGGAGAATGTTGCAAAAACAGgttcatctttatttttcttaattgattaTTTGGTTTGATATTTGATATTCACGTTTTTACTAAACTCTACATGTGTTGCTAAACATATGAACTGTGACTAACAGGAGTTGCACAAGGCTGGAAACAAGAGATTTTGTTTTCCAGGAACTAGGATTCCAGAATGGTCTGAGCATTCTAGTGATATTTATCTGCCTTGCTGGACTCGTGCATAAGCACCCTTTTGGATTTAAATCTATTGTGTCCATTAATGGTGATAAAATGAAGACAGAGTTGCAAGCTAAATGGTTTTATTTTGAGTTCCCAGTATTAACTGATCATATACTTTTGGTGGAAGACAGATAGAATTTCAAATAATGTGGATGAGGTACTTTCGGAAAATGAATGGAAGCATGTGGTGGTCTCTATTGATATTTGATTTCAAATGGAACCCAATAGAACCATTTGTTGTGCAAATTGGACTCCATGTAATCAAGCCAAAAAGTAGCATGGATGATATTCGATTCACTGATCCTTATAAACCAaccattttttaaagaaaaacatattgttgGACATGGGAGTTTCGCAGAGACCATTGTGCAGATGCAGAAAGATTTGGTGTCACTTGATTCATTGCAACCACTTTTAAAAGGGTGGAGAGTGGTATTCATTGCTTCAACCTCTAGACTAAAAGATAATGTCAATTGGGATTCAAATTTGATAGTATCATCCCGGATGAGTAGCACTGCTGGTGTCTAAGGCAGGtttgcttgatttttttttccctgtGTGCTATCACTACTAGtaatgacaagaaaatgtcAGAAATTATTCTTTgtgaaatatatatgttttgagaAATATGTTTGAAACATAATGTGTTGAAGAGGAATGCTAACTACATTCTCTTTGACActctttttaatactttttcaaTGATTAGcttaaatttattagaaatcacctATTTTGATGGGTTCCACTTTTAAATCAGGAGATAGAAGTGGGACCCACCAAAATTGGTGGtttccaataaatttcaatcCATCATTGAGAGGGTGTTTGAGAGTGTTGTTCACAGTCCCCTCTTTTGAGATATCTTATTCAAATCAATATTTGCACCAAGCTAAAATACATGcatgaaaatagtaaaatagGTACACTAATGTTGAACAGTTAAACCATTGAGCCGTTTTCTCATGCACCTTCAAAAGTGGTTTTGGATTCTGTTGTGTTTTTGTTGTAATATTGCCAGTGATGGAGACAAGCGATATGTTGGCATTTATTTCCCCTTCTGTTATGAATAACTTCGTAAActaaattacataaatgaagATTATGAGTTTACGTATTGTTACGCACCAAAGGATTAATCCCCGATTACAATATGAAGCATACATGTGTAAAGGAATCAAAATGATAGTTATGCTATATTTTATCTGCTATAGCAATTTCAGGGTCATTTGCTCCATGTCACTATCATGGAGTGATAACTATGCTTCTAGCAATATTTGAATCCATCTTCTCATAAATATTACGTGTTATTTCCCTTGGATTCTAGCAATATTCGAATCCATTTTCTCATAAATATTACGTGTTATTTCCCTTGGTCCAACACTCCAGCTTGTATCCATGTGTGAAAGGCTCATCTTACCTCTTGGCTAGGTTTTATTTACCTATCGGTCGAACTTTGGATCAGTCAAGatctctttttcttgattaatCGAAgggttaagacaaaaaaaaaag includes these proteins:
- the LOC102665522 gene encoding disease resistance protein RPV1 isoform X1; amino-acid sequence: MQSFRRWVEPKAFRYDVFLSFRGWDIRFSFTGFLYKGLFDHGFRTFMDDREIDKGSQIPQTLREAIEDSRVFIVVLSANFASSSFCLDEVVLILQEFAKGKGRWILPVFYYVDPSHLADSDSYKRALEDQTEWFDSQRIQIWKTALSKLATFSGLRLIRRNGSILEYQYIELILKEVSRHVTCPVGLSHRMSKVNKLLFSGSDVGVHMVGICGEARIGKTTVARGVYNFNSDTGFDHYCYFYNVGDILSQSRFVNEGMAILNQKKVFAIFEDINDSKQLKNIIELAYQFGSGSKVIITARNKGLLQSHGIESIYEVERFSKTEAFQLLILKAFNSISVSADYVTIFNRVETYALGHPWTLEVIGSNLSGKSVENCESALLKYESITNRDIRKILEESFNALEKCQQEMLIHIALKLKELELGVVEDELCNYYKVCPKKDIRVLLDKSLIKINEHGQVTLHPSTQDMIRDKITRFEEYGKQEIQPVSKNGSMIGI
- the LOC102665522 gene encoding disease resistance protein RPV1 isoform X4 yields the protein MQSFRRWVEPKAFRYDVFLSFRGWDIRFSFTGFLYKGLFDHGFRTFMDDREIDKGSQIPQTLREAIEDSRVFIVVLSANFASSSFCLDEVVLILQEFAKGKGRWILPVFYYVDPSHLADSDSYKRALEDQTEWFDSQRIQIWKTALSKLATFSGLRLIRNGSILEYQYIELILKEVSRHVTCPVGLSHRMSKVNKLLFSGSDVGVHMVGICGEARIGKTTVARGVYNFNSDTGFDHYCYFYNVGDILSQSRFVNEGMAILNQKKVFAIFEDINDSKQLKNIIELAYQFGSGSKVIITARNKGLLQSHGIESIYEVERFSKTEAFQLLILKAFNSISVSADYVTIFNRVETYALGHPWTLEVIGSNLSGKSVENCESALLKYESITNRDIRKILEESFNALEKCQQEMLIHIALKLKELELGVVEDELCNYYKVCPKKDIRVLLDKSLIKINEHGQVTLHPSTQDMIRDKITRFEVRMFWMFWLCL
- the LOC102665522 gene encoding disease resistance protein RPV1 isoform X2, whose amino-acid sequence is MQSFRRWVEPKAFRYDVFLSFRGWDIRFSFTGFLYKGLFDHGFRTFMDDREIDKGSQIPQTLREAIEDSRVFIVVLSANFASSSFCLDEVVLILQEFAKGKGRWILPVFYYVDPSHLADSDSYKRALEDQTEWFDSQRIQIWKTALSKLATFSGLRLIRNGSILEYQYIELILKEVSRHVTCPVGLSHRMSKVNKLLFSGSDVGVHMVGICGEARIGKTTVARGVYNFNSDTGFDHYCYFYNVGDILSQSRFVNEGMAILNQKKVFAIFEDINDSKQLKNIIELAYQFGSGSKVIITARNKGLLQSHGIESIYEVERFSKTEAFQLLILKAFNSISVSADYVTIFNRVETYALGHPWTLEVIGSNLSGKSVENCESALLKYESITNRDIRKILEESFNALEKCQQEMLIHIALKLKELELGVVEDELCNYYKVCPKKDIRVLLDKSLIKINEHGQVTLHPSTQDMIRDKITRFEEYGKQEIQPVSKNGSMIGI
- the LOC102665522 gene encoding disease resistance protein RPV1 isoform X3, whose translation is MQSFRRWVEPKAFRYDVFLSFRGWDIRFSFTGFLYKGLFDHGFRTFMDDREIDKGSQIPQTLREAIEDSRVFIVVLSANFASSSFCLDEVVLILQEFAKGKGRWILPVFYYVDPSHLADSDSYKRALEDQTEWFDSQRIQIWKTALSKLATFSGLRLIRRNGSILEYQYIELILKEVSRHVTCPVGLSHRMSKVNKLLFSGSDVGVHMVGICGEARIGKTTVARGVYNFNSDTGFDHYCYFYNVGDILSQSRFVNEGMAILNQKKVFAIFEDINDSKQLKNIIELAYQFGSGSKVIITARNKGLLQSHGIESIYEVERFSKTEAFQLLILKAFNSISVSADYVTIFNRVETYALGHPWTLEVIGSNLSGKSVENCESALLKYESITNRDIRKILEESFNALEKCQQEMLIHIALKLKELELGVVEDELCNYYKVCPKKDIRVLLDKSLIKINEHGQVTLHPSTQDMIRDKITRFEVRMFWMFWLCL
- the LOC547614 gene encoding LOW QUALITY PROTEIN: disease resistance protein RUN1 (The sequence of the model RefSeq protein was modified relative to this genomic sequence to represent the inferred CDS: substituted 3 bases at 3 genomic stop codons), translating into MAGSERSSSRVWHYEFDVFLSFRGEDTRLGFVGNLYKALTEKGFHTFFREKLVRGEEIAASPSVVEKAIQHSRVFVVVFSQNYASSTRCLEELLSILRFSQDNRRPVLPVFYYVDPSDVGLQTGIYGEALAMHEKRFNSESDKVMKWRKALCEAAALSGWPFKHGDGYEYELIEKIVEGVSKKINRPVGLQYRMLELNGLLDAASLSGVHLIGIYGVGGIGKTTLARALYDSVAVQFDALCFLDEVRENAMKHGLVHLQQTILAETVGEKDIRLPSVKQGITLLKQRLQEKRVLLVLDDINESEQLKALVGSPGWFGPGSRVIITTRDRQLLESHGVEKIYEVENLADGEALELLCWKAFKTDKVYPDFINKIYRALTYASGLPLALEVIGSNLFGREIVEWQYTLDLYEKIHDKDIQKILKISFDALDEHEKDLFLDIACFFKGCKLAQVESIVSGRYGDSLKAIIDVLLEKTLIKIDEHGRVKMHDLIQQMGREIVRQESPKHPGNCSRLWSPEDVADVLXGNTGTRNIQSIVLDFSKPEEVVQWDGMAFMKMKNLTTLIIRKECFSEDPKKLPNSLRVLEWRGYPSKSLPSDFQPEKLAILKLPSSCFMSLELPKFSHMSVLSFDKFKFLTQIPDLSGTPNLKELSFVLCENLVEIHESVGFLDKLKSMNFEGCSKLETFPPIKLTSLESINLSYCSSLVSFPEILGKMEYTAISILPXLFXLRSLQLHRCGMVQLPSSIVMSELEVLSISQCEGLQKSKQDKDLKNERLIVSSSNVEHIDFQQT